In one window of Microcaecilia unicolor chromosome 9, aMicUni1.1, whole genome shotgun sequence DNA:
- the LOC115477597 gene encoding reticulocyte-binding protein 2 homolog a-like, translating to MPSRKNRIGISSTIASSTKPEDLGQILQEEPPEVQKSEHRALKTKPRKMKEPPIKSKSEDGSREGPAPAEPKLVMVVLRPFGLRILRYSPVPTVNVSVQHLRNIAIKKRHKKEKTHERTPWVRIKKPTDSWLESSNNEALKEWLRNKTALLRRERTIQKEQKKLEQRKEKEMEREKQLRNAESERMVRQWMERKRQEQKMNRMQSSAISPNKPARQRVPPTGRVMATRMSLELVVSETDRADVNKSVPGRRISDPAENTELQKLESDIAQGAEGICETTMKPTKTWFALPGPAPGENSDLCGA from the coding sequence ATGCCAAGCAGAAAAAACAGAATCGGCATTTCCTCTACCATAGCCTCATCTACAAAACCAGAGGATTTAGGACAAATCCTTCAGGAAGAACCTCCAGAGGTTCAGAAGTCAGAACACAGAGCCCTTAAGACCAAGCCAAGGAAAATGAAAGAACCTCCAATTAAAAGCAAATCTGAAGATGGAAGCAGGGAGGGTCCAGCTCCGGCAGAACCAAAGTTAGTGATGGTTGTTCTGAGACCATTTGGTCTAAGGATTTTAAGATATAGCCCAGTGCCAACAGTTAATGTGTCCGTTCAGCACCTGAGAAACATTGCTATCAAAAAGagacataaaaaagaaaaaacacatgaaAGAACCCCATGGGTGAGAATAAAGAAGCCAACAGACAGCTGGCTAGAAAGTTCCAACAATGAAGCTCTGAAGGAATGGCTGAGGAACAAGACAGCTCTTTTGCGGAGAGAGAGAACAATCCAGAAGGAACAGAAAAAGCTGGaacaaagaaaagagaaagaaatggaaagagagAAGCAACTAAGaaatgcagaatcagaaagaatgGTGAGACAGTGGATGGAGAGGAAACGACAAGAGCAGAAAATGAACAGGATGCAGTCAAGCGCCATCAGCCCTAATAAGCCAGCAAGACAACGTGTTCCACCAACTGGCAGGGTGATGGCCACCAGAATGAGCCTAGAACTAGTTGTTAGTGAAACTGACAGAGCAGATGTGAACAAGTCTGTCCCAGGAAGAAGGATATCAGACCCTGCAGAGAACACAGAGCTCCAAAAGCTAGAGTCTGACATAGCTCAAGGGGCAGAGGGAATTTGTGAAACCACCATGAAACCCACAAAAACTTGGTTTGCTCTGCCAGGACCAGCTCCAGGAGAAAACAGTGACCTCTGTGGTGCATAA